From the genome of Chionomys nivalis chromosome 19, mChiNiv1.1, whole genome shotgun sequence, one region includes:
- the Mdfi gene encoding myoD family inhibitor, whose translation MSQVSGQCPVLCDAPHGVPSATPDPAQTMSLLPGLEVAAGSTHPADASSEEGSPEEVVPCMPQDSGPVAHRALNSTDLDVHTEAVTCQPQGNPLGCTPLLPNGSDHSHPSELGSAGHAGNGAPGGPKAHRKLQTHPSLGSQTGRKSKGSTRSTSQVPLQAQEDCCVHCILSCLFCEFLTLCNIVLDCATCGSCSSEDSCLCCCCCGSGECADCDLPCDLDCGIVDACCESADCLEICMECCGLCFSS comes from the exons ATGTCCCAGGTGAGCGGTCAGTGCCCTGTTCTGTGCGACGCGCCCCATGGAGTCCCCAGCGCTACCCCGGACCCAG CCCAGACCATGTCCCTCCTCCCTGGGCTGGAGGTAGCAGCAGGATCCACTCACCCTGCAGATGCATCATCAGAAGAGGGCTCCCCAGAGGAGGTGGTACCCTGCATGCCCCAAGACAGTGGTCCTGTGGCTCACCGGGCTCTGAACAGCACTGACCTCGATGTTCACACCGAAGCTGTGACGT GCCAGCCTCAGGGGAACCCCTTAGGCTGCACCCCACTACTGCCAAACGGCTCCGATCATAGCCACCCCTCAGAACTGGGCAGTGCCGGGCATGCTGGGAACGGTGCCCCCGGAGGCCCCAAGGCCCACCGGAAGTTGCAGACACACCCATCTCTGGGCAGCCAGACTGGGAGGAAGAGCAAAGGCAGCACTCGGTCAACTTCCCAGGTCCCCCTCCAGGCACAGGAAG ACTGCTGCGTCCACTGCATCCTGTCCTGTCTGTTCTGTGAGTTCCTGACACTCTGCAACATCGTCCTGGACTGCGCCACGTGCGGTTCCTGCAGCTCCGAggactcctgcctctgctgctgctgctgcggctCCGGCGAGTGTGCAGACTGCGACCTACCGTGCGATCTGGACTGTGGCATTGTGGACGCCTGCTGCGAGTCGGCAGACTGCCTGGAGATCTGCATGGAGTGCTGTGGACTCTGCTTCTCGTCCTGA
- the LOC130862420 gene encoding translation machinery-associated protein 7-like — MSGREGGKKKPLKQPKKQTKEVDEEDKAFKQKQKEEQKKLEELKAKAAGKGPLATGGIKKSGKK, encoded by the coding sequence ATGTCGGGCCGGGAAGGTGGCAAAAAGAAGCCCCTGAAACAGCCCAAGAAGCAGACCAAGGAAGTGGACGAGGAAGATAAGGCTTtcaagcagaaacaaaaagaggagcagaagaaacTCGAGGAGCTAAAAGCCAAGGCCGCGGGGAAGGGACCCCTGGCCACAGGTGGAATTAAGAAATCTGGCAAAAAGTAA